A region from the Algoriphagus machipongonensis genome encodes:
- a CDS encoding KpsF/GutQ family sugar-phosphate isomerase yields MNLAKNIRNTATRVLQNEANAILKLIDYLDGDFVACVEHVLNSKGRVVITGVGKSAIIAQKIVATLNSTGTPAIFMHAADAIHGDLGMIQEDDVVLCISKSGNTPEIKVLVPLLKNSGSLLVALVSNTDSYLAEHATYVLNATISEEACPHNLAPTTSTTAHLAIGDALAVCLLEARGFTSDDFAKYHPGGSLGKQLYLKVSDLLTKDQLPKVNEESGLAEVILEISGKRLGATSVIDGSGDLVGIITDGDLRRMLQKSLDIQKLKAKDIMTAKPKTISKDEFAIRALNQMKKYNITQLVAMDGNKIAGFVHIHDLMKEGIV; encoded by the coding sequence TTGAATTTAGCTAAAAATATTAGAAATACAGCGACTCGCGTACTTCAAAATGAGGCAAATGCGATATTAAAATTGATCGACTATTTAGACGGTGATTTTGTGGCCTGTGTGGAGCATGTTTTAAATTCCAAGGGGAGAGTGGTCATCACTGGAGTAGGGAAAAGTGCCATAATAGCACAAAAAATTGTCGCTACTCTTAATTCTACTGGTACTCCAGCGATCTTTATGCATGCAGCAGATGCCATTCATGGAGACCTAGGGATGATCCAGGAAGACGATGTGGTTTTATGCATTTCAAAAAGTGGGAATACTCCAGAGATAAAAGTTTTAGTTCCTCTACTCAAAAATTCGGGCTCCTTGCTAGTTGCTTTGGTGAGTAATACCGACAGTTATCTGGCAGAACATGCCACTTATGTGCTAAATGCAACAATTTCAGAAGAAGCATGTCCACATAATTTGGCTCCGACGACCAGTACTACAGCGCATCTTGCAATAGGGGATGCTTTGGCGGTATGTCTTTTGGAGGCCCGTGGATTTACTTCAGATGATTTTGCTAAATATCACCCAGGTGGATCTTTAGGAAAACAACTATATTTGAAGGTGAGTGATTTATTAACCAAAGATCAGTTGCCAAAAGTCAATGAAGAATCAGGACTGGCTGAGGTGATTTTGGAAATTTCTGGGAAAAGACTCGGCGCAACTTCCGTAATCGATGGTTCAGGTGATTTGGTAGGCATTATCACAGATGGAGATTTGAGGAGAATGCTTCAAAAAAGTCTTGATATCCAAAAGCTAAAAGCCAAGGATATTATGACTGCAAAGCCTAAAACTATTTCGAAGGATGAGTTTGCTATTCGTGCTTTAAACCAAATGAAAAAGTATAATATCACACAATTGGTTGCCATGGATGGAAATAAAATCGCTGGATTTGTCCATATTCATGACCTGATGAAAGAAGGAATCGTATAA
- a CDS encoding mannose-1-phosphate guanylyltransferase produces MQKKPYIVIMAGGIGSRFWPYSRNACPKQFLDILGTGRTLLQMTFDRYLDVSTIDKFFVVTNQSYFDQVREQLPELDESQILTEPQRRNTATCIAYATYKIQALDPEASMIVAPADHLITQEKKFHSAISKSLLAAEVEGRLITMGIKPNRPETGYGYIQYLEHGEEGVHKVKTFTEKPNAKLAKTFVESGDFVWNSGMFIWKAKSLVAAYEKYMPDVAEVFSEGRNQLGTEREPEFILKAYSLLKNISIDNGIMEQSEDVYVIPTEFGWSDLGSWNSLYELKEKDKNKNVVESNAVLYDTHNSYIKVDGNKLVVVQGLDNYLINETDNVLLICKLDAENKFREFVANAKKKGEDYV; encoded by the coding sequence ATGCAGAAGAAACCCTATATAGTAATTATGGCAGGGGGGATTGGCTCCAGATTTTGGCCATATAGCCGAAATGCCTGCCCAAAACAATTTTTAGATATTTTAGGTACAGGCAGGACTTTACTGCAAATGACTTTTGATAGGTATCTGGACGTATCAACTATTGATAAGTTTTTTGTTGTCACCAACCAGAGCTATTTCGATCAAGTACGGGAGCAATTACCCGAACTGGATGAGAGTCAGATTCTCACCGAGCCTCAAAGAAGAAATACTGCTACTTGTATCGCTTATGCGACTTATAAGATTCAGGCTTTAGACCCTGAGGCAAGTATGATTGTGGCTCCAGCAGATCATTTAATAACCCAAGAAAAAAAGTTTCATTCAGCAATCTCGAAATCTTTATTAGCAGCAGAAGTAGAGGGAAGACTGATCACCATGGGGATTAAGCCGAATCGGCCGGAAACAGGCTATGGCTATATCCAATACTTGGAACATGGAGAAGAAGGGGTGCACAAAGTGAAAACTTTTACAGAAAAACCGAATGCAAAACTCGCCAAGACATTTGTTGAAAGCGGTGATTTTGTATGGAATTCGGGAATGTTTATTTGGAAAGCCAAAAGTCTGGTTGCTGCCTATGAAAAGTATATGCCGGATGTTGCGGAGGTTTTTTCTGAAGGGAGAAATCAATTGGGAACCGAAAGAGAACCAGAATTTATTCTCAAAGCTTATTCCTTGCTTAAAAATATCTCCATTGATAATGGGATAATGGAGCAATCAGAAGACGTCTATGTGATTCCTACAGAGTTTGGATGGTCAGATTTGGGTTCCTGGAATAGTCTCTATGAGCTAAAGGAGAAGGATAAGAACAAAAATGTGGTAGAGTCCAATGCGGTGCTCTATGACACGCATAACTCCTACATTAAAGTGGATGGTAATAAGCTTGTCGTAGTGCAGGGACTTGATAATTACTTGATCAATGAGACGGATAATGTCCTCTTGATTTGCAAGCTAGATGCTGAGAATAAGTTTCGGGAATTTGTGGCGAATGCCAAAAAGAAAGGGGAAGACTATGTTTGA
- the recQ gene encoding DNA helicase RecQ: MEEKVKEDLKKIFGFSQFRGNQEPIVDNLLGHRNTFVIMPTGAGKSLCYQLPAVVSNGTAIVISPLIALMKNQVDQLKAIGINAHFLNSTLNKSESTKVKNEVLSKKTKLLYVAPESLTKEENIAFLKSAELSFVAIDEAHCISEWGHDFRPEYRKIKTIVAQIAPNLPIIALTATATPKVQQDIQRNLQMEEADLFKSSFNRTNLFYEVRPKMKNESKKQLIKFIKNHKGKSGIIYCLSRKKVEEIAQLLQVNQINAAPYHAGLDSAIRIKNQDDFLNEELDVIVATIAFGMGIDKPDVRYVIHYDVPKSLEGYYQETGRAGRDGLEGHCLMFYRYEDIVKLEKFNKDKPVTERENARVLLHEMAAYAETGVCRRKFILNYFGETFEKDCGYCDNCKKDREIFEGMEYVLTAMEAVQQTNERFGIEHLVKVIIGETNDYVSSYKHDKIEAFGKGNHVPEKYWTAIIRQAMIADLLEKDIENYGVLKITPRGKAFMDAPHSINLYKDHDYENETDTDGPEVVERTGVAYDENLFELLKAERKKVARSKGLPPYVIFQDPSLEEMATVYPTSREELAQINGVGMGKVAKFGSSFLKIISNYVEENEIETASDVVVKTAGSRSKLKITIIQQIDRKIDLDEIADNLNVSMGELLQEIEQIIYSGTKLNIDYYIENIMDEDREDLLHDYFMSAETDRIKEALEELEDEDFAEDELRVYRIKFISEHAN; encoded by the coding sequence GTGGAAGAAAAAGTAAAAGAAGACCTAAAAAAAATATTTGGATTCAGCCAGTTCCGAGGGAACCAAGAGCCGATCGTGGACAATTTGCTAGGGCATAGAAACACTTTTGTGATTATGCCTACAGGAGCGGGAAAGTCGCTCTGCTATCAATTACCCGCAGTCGTGTCTAATGGCACAGCCATCGTTATCTCCCCTTTGATAGCGTTGATGAAAAACCAAGTAGATCAATTAAAAGCAATTGGAATCAATGCCCATTTCTTGAACTCGACCCTTAACAAATCGGAGTCCACGAAAGTCAAGAATGAAGTATTGAGCAAAAAGACCAAGCTTTTATATGTTGCACCGGAATCTTTAACGAAAGAGGAGAACATTGCTTTCCTAAAATCAGCCGAACTCAGTTTTGTAGCTATTGATGAGGCGCATTGTATTTCCGAATGGGGACATGATTTTCGGCCGGAATATCGAAAAATCAAAACGATTGTTGCTCAGATAGCTCCTAACCTTCCTATCATCGCATTGACTGCCACTGCCACTCCAAAAGTGCAACAAGACATTCAACGCAATCTTCAAATGGAGGAAGCTGATTTGTTTAAATCATCATTTAACCGAACCAATCTCTTTTATGAGGTTCGGCCTAAGATGAAAAATGAATCCAAAAAGCAGCTCATCAAGTTTATAAAAAACCATAAAGGGAAGTCTGGTATTATTTATTGCCTGAGTAGAAAAAAAGTGGAAGAAATCGCTCAACTACTCCAAGTCAATCAAATTAATGCTGCTCCATATCATGCAGGATTAGATTCTGCCATACGTATCAAAAATCAAGACGATTTTCTTAATGAGGAACTGGATGTCATTGTGGCCACCATTGCCTTTGGAATGGGAATCGACAAGCCGGATGTGCGGTATGTTATTCACTACGATGTACCTAAATCTTTGGAAGGCTATTATCAGGAAACTGGTCGTGCTGGAAGAGATGGATTAGAAGGCCACTGCCTGATGTTCTATAGATATGAGGACATAGTCAAACTGGAGAAATTCAATAAAGACAAGCCCGTCACTGAAAGAGAAAATGCCAGAGTATTGCTTCATGAAATGGCAGCTTATGCAGAAACTGGCGTTTGTAGAAGGAAGTTTATCCTCAACTACTTTGGAGAAACTTTTGAAAAAGACTGTGGCTATTGCGACAATTGTAAAAAGGATCGAGAGATTTTTGAAGGGATGGAATACGTCCTCACCGCAATGGAAGCAGTTCAACAGACCAATGAACGATTTGGGATTGAGCATTTAGTCAAAGTCATCATTGGAGAGACCAACGACTACGTTTCCAGCTATAAGCACGATAAAATTGAGGCTTTTGGTAAAGGGAACCATGTTCCTGAAAAATATTGGACAGCTATCATAAGACAAGCTATGATTGCTGACCTACTGGAAAAAGACATAGAAAATTATGGAGTTTTAAAAATCACACCTAGAGGTAAAGCCTTTATGGATGCGCCCCACTCCATCAATTTATATAAAGACCATGACTACGAAAACGAAACTGACACTGACGGGCCGGAAGTAGTAGAAAGAACGGGTGTAGCCTACGATGAAAACCTTTTTGAACTGCTTAAAGCAGAACGCAAAAAAGTGGCTCGATCTAAAGGTTTACCCCCTTATGTTATCTTTCAAGATCCCTCATTGGAGGAAATGGCAACTGTTTATCCTACTTCTAGAGAAGAACTGGCACAAATCAACGGTGTTGGTATGGGAAAAGTCGCTAAATTTGGATCGTCGTTCTTAAAGATCATTTCTAACTATGTAGAAGAAAATGAAATTGAGACTGCATCAGATGTGGTGGTAAAGACTGCCGGATCAAGATCCAAGCTCAAAATCACGATCATTCAACAAATTGATAGAAAAATTGATCTGGATGAAATCGCCGACAACCTGAATGTCAGTATGGGTGAATTACTGCAGGAAATCGAGCAGATCATCTATAGCGGCACTAAATTAAATATCGATTACTACATCGAAAATATCATGGATGAAGACAGGGAAGACCTGCTCCATGATTATTTCATGAGTGCAGAAACCGATCGTATTAAAGAGGCACTGGAGGAATTAGAAGACGAGGATTTTGCAGAAGATGAATTGCGGGTCTATCGGATTAAATTCATTTCCGAACATGCCAACTAA
- a CDS encoding class I SAM-dependent methyltransferase, translating into MATYTTEIASDKLISDNPIHQRLLKAYIAAQPWISGKLLEVGCGEGRGVEILLPHATGYLGIDKIQEVIDMLHEKHPGVDFKQAVIPPFKGIGDNLFDTVVSFQVIEHIENDRLFLEEIYRVLKPGGKAIISTPNINHTLSRNPWHVREYTPQQLIDLSASIFDEVEAKGVGGNEKVWAYHEANRKSVQKIMRFDIFDLQHKLPAAILRMPYEILNRMNRNKLHKQTSNAVEITHDDYPIVEDPKNGLDLFYILKKK; encoded by the coding sequence ATGGCTACCTATACAACGGAAATCGCATCTGATAAGTTAATCAGTGACAATCCTATTCATCAACGATTACTCAAAGCGTACATTGCAGCTCAACCCTGGATTTCAGGTAAATTACTTGAAGTGGGATGTGGAGAAGGCAGGGGAGTAGAAATACTTTTGCCCCATGCTACCGGTTATTTGGGGATCGATAAAATTCAGGAAGTGATCGACATGCTTCATGAAAAACACCCGGGTGTTGATTTCAAACAAGCAGTTATCCCGCCGTTTAAAGGTATAGGAGATAATTTATTTGATACCGTGGTGAGTTTTCAGGTGATCGAGCACATTGAAAACGATCGATTATTTTTAGAGGAAATTTACCGAGTGTTAAAGCCAGGTGGAAAAGCTATCATTTCCACACCAAACATCAATCATACCTTATCTAGGAATCCCTGGCATGTAAGAGAATATACTCCTCAGCAACTCATTGATTTATCAGCAAGTATTTTTGATGAGGTGGAGGCAAAAGGTGTTGGAGGAAACGAAAAAGTTTGGGCTTATCATGAGGCCAATAGAAAGTCTGTTCAGAAAATTATGCGTTTTGATATATTTGACCTTCAACACAAGCTTCCTGCAGCGATTTTAAGAATGCCCTACGAGATCCTTAATCGAATGAATCGAAATAAACTTCATAAGCAGACGAGTAATGCAGTGGAGATTACTCATGATGATTATCCAATTGTAGAAGACCCAAAAAATGGTTTGGATCTATTTTACATTTTAAAGAAGAAATAA
- the rlmB gene encoding 23S rRNA (guanosine(2251)-2'-O)-methyltransferase RlmB: protein MEKRKDGFLIEKGATEKDFIFGTRAVMEAIHAGKEMDKVLVQKELNNDLIKELLQVCKANAVPVVRVPDAKLNRVTRKNHQGVVAYISSIEYASLDHVIESCFSVGKSPLVLILDRITDVRNFGAIARSAECAGIDAIVIPSKGSAQINSDAVKTSAGALNFLPVVRVKNLFYTCRDLQKMGLTLVAITEKSDKDMYEADFASPVAMIMGSEEDGISNELMGIADEKVNIPMLGKIESLNVSVSAGVAIYEAMRQRRK, encoded by the coding sequence ATGGAGAAGCGGAAGGATGGCTTTCTAATAGAAAAAGGAGCTACAGAAAAAGATTTTATTTTTGGTACAAGAGCAGTCATGGAGGCTATTCATGCCGGAAAAGAAATGGACAAGGTTCTTGTTCAAAAAGAGCTGAATAATGATTTAATAAAAGAATTGCTGCAGGTTTGTAAAGCGAATGCAGTGCCTGTGGTACGTGTACCAGATGCAAAATTAAATCGAGTAACACGGAAAAATCACCAAGGGGTCGTAGCTTATATTTCCTCCATCGAATATGCTTCCTTAGATCATGTGATCGAAAGTTGCTTTTCGGTTGGAAAATCTCCTTTGGTGTTGATTCTGGATAGAATCACAGATGTAAGAAACTTTGGCGCCATCGCTCGATCTGCAGAATGCGCAGGTATAGATGCGATCGTCATTCCATCCAAAGGAAGTGCACAGATCAATTCTGATGCAGTTAAAACTTCTGCTGGAGCATTGAACTTCCTTCCGGTCGTTCGTGTCAAAAACCTTTTCTATACCTGCAGAGACTTACAAAAGATGGGCTTAACCTTGGTGGCTATCACTGAAAAGTCTGATAAGGATATGTATGAAGCAGATTTCGCTTCTCCAGTAGCCATGATCATGGGTTCTGAAGAAGATGGAATCTCTAATGAGTTGATGGGAATTGCTGATGAAAAAGTGAATATCCCTATGCTTGGTAAAATCGAAAGTTTAAATGTTTCTGTATCTGCAGGCGTGGCAATTTACGAAGCCATGAGGCAGCGCAGAAAATAA
- a CDS encoding GWxTD domain-containing protein yields the protein MKLKLKFLLLFSILSIGTVFSAFPQKKLSNLNQALRYSRYSRLGLKIIPIKLGSNEFKLQMVVEKIEENPSFNAFSFSYSVLDSYEEEILDDQVNLLTENDLTADTDRHWYFEKTVTIPEGQEVAIALLTVLDTRQGDEYYYHIDLKSSFVYDQPTFGAYYANDVPFDQNFLNSGQSLLFNSPKGPSLHKFFYPVSFEIPYPPMETKSPPVPKELEVVDQGDFLTNVPESLENQGYYFVQQDTSDASGFMIKTTHEAFPKVRDWDEMVQMVTYISTRKEHETLLSAEDKKKALDQYWYNLTRNPDTAKELIKEYFRQVEFANILFTEFKEGWKTDRGMVYIVMGPPSEVNFYLDREVWSYGGISGSSKIRFTFVRVKNILTPHYYSLNRSRAYQPVWFKNISIWRSGRMAF from the coding sequence ATGAAGCTTAAACTAAAATTCCTCCTGCTTTTTTCCATATTAAGTATAGGGACCGTTTTTTCAGCTTTTCCACAAAAGAAACTTTCTAACCTCAATCAGGCGCTACGATATTCCAGGTACTCCAGATTAGGCCTTAAAATCATCCCCATTAAACTAGGTTCGAACGAATTTAAATTGCAGATGGTGGTGGAAAAAATAGAAGAAAACCCATCATTTAACGCGTTCAGCTTTTCCTATTCTGTCTTGGATAGCTATGAAGAGGAGATATTAGATGATCAAGTAAATTTATTAACCGAGAACGATTTAACTGCCGATACGGATAGGCATTGGTATTTTGAAAAAACCGTTACTATCCCAGAAGGCCAGGAGGTTGCTATTGCCTTGTTGACAGTTCTTGATACCCGTCAAGGAGACGAATATTATTACCATATAGATCTGAAAAGTTCCTTTGTATACGACCAGCCTACTTTCGGAGCCTATTACGCAAATGATGTCCCTTTTGACCAGAACTTCCTTAACTCAGGACAATCCTTACTCTTTAACTCCCCAAAAGGTCCAAGCCTGCATAAATTCTTTTATCCGGTGTCATTTGAAATCCCTTATCCACCGATGGAAACCAAGTCTCCCCCTGTTCCCAAGGAACTTGAGGTGGTTGATCAGGGAGACTTCTTAACCAATGTTCCGGAAAGTTTAGAGAATCAAGGGTATTATTTTGTGCAGCAGGATACTTCAGATGCTTCAGGGTTTATGATCAAAACGACCCATGAGGCTTTTCCTAAAGTGAGGGATTGGGATGAAATGGTACAAATGGTGACTTATATTTCCACCAGAAAAGAACATGAGACTTTACTTAGTGCAGAAGACAAAAAGAAAGCGCTAGATCAATATTGGTATAATTTAACACGAAATCCAGACACTGCTAAGGAGCTGATTAAAGAGTATTTCAGACAGGTGGAGTTTGCTAATATCCTTTTCACAGAATTTAAAGAAGGTTGGAAAACGGATCGTGGCATGGTTTACATTGTAATGGGTCCACCCTCAGAAGTAAATTTTTATTTGGATAGAGAGGTATGGTCTTACGGAGGAATTAGCGGGAGTTCAAAAATTCGCTTTACTTTTGTACGCGTAAAGAATATTCTCACCCCACACTATTACTCGCTGAACCGCTCCAGAGCTTATCAGCCTGTTTGGTTCAAAAACATTTCCATATGGAGAAGCGGAAGGATGGCTTTCTAA